Proteins found in one Pelobates fuscus isolate aPelFus1 chromosome 10, aPelFus1.pri, whole genome shotgun sequence genomic segment:
- the LOC134574984 gene encoding homeobox protein vex1-like, protein MDLYKEAMEVDFEDTPNPQAPDMLDTMLQDVKPFRAFHSVSWLAQSSNNMTNAELGLSQLIGESHALLNPLTTDLRTSPCSRDRKPLQAEDTVQLIYPGIIQPETVSLPQSPRTAFGLPLKMDNSMPGSCVEDSQQSPCLSRTLSPAGSWCSELSIYDSKASPYSVEQLVTSVGSSELHSPVFDLQSPAIDGLSPLSPSSSGPASPSTDLLGNSPQLEQPDTQISSSPGNAISGRRGSEDSGYGCEAGQQTSSNEDTGKMTRRLRTAFTCEQIATMEKTFKKGKYLTQSSRRKLANKLQLSENQIKTWFQNRRMKQKRETQDVRHSSIYAANLFGLPGYHLQQPGPLYAQPIHSGPQPMAYSQPQLNSMTGTYPYPLPASNPYNPLNATVRPMMYTPQQPAMYPPGYHDQRSYPKLQPHMYPPVYHGERPYF, encoded by the exons ATGGACCTGTATAAAGAAGCCATGGAGGTAGATTTTGAAGACACTCCTAACCCACAAGCTCCAGATATGCTGGACACAATGTTACAAGACGTGAAACCTTTCAGAGCGTTCCATTCAGTCTCCTGGCTTGCCCAAAGTAGCAACAATATGACCAACGCTGAACTCGGATTGTCCCAGCTGATTGGGGAATCTCACGCCTTACTCAACCCATTGACCACAGATTTGAGGACCTCTCCTTGCTCCAGAGACAGAAAGCCTCTTCAGGCCGAGGACACTGTACAACTTATTTACCCAGGAATTATCCAACCAGAAACGGTCTCACTTCCACAGAGTCCAAGGACTGCCTTTGGGTTACCTCTGAAAATGGACAACTCTATGCCAGGATCTTGTGTAGAGGACAGTCAGCAGTCTCCCTGCCTCAGCAGAACCCTGTCTCCTGCAGGGTCGTGGTGTAGTGAATTATCAATCTATGACTCCAAAGCTTCCCCATATTCAGTTGAACAACTGGTGACCTCGGTGGGTTCGTCTGAGTTACACAGCCCCGTGTTTGACCTTCAAAGCCCCGCTATTGATGGTTTGAGTCCCCTCTCACCAAGCAGTTCAGGTCCAGCCTCCCCATCTACAGATCTCCTGGGCAACAGCCCTCAGCTGGAGCAGCCAGACACACAGATCTCCTCAAGCCCTGGAAACGCTATTTCTG GTCGCAGGGGCAGTGAGGACTCTGGTTATGGCTGTGAGGCTGGCCAACAAACCTCATCAAATGAAGATACAGGCAAGATGACCCGCAGACTGAGGACAGCTTTTACATGTGAACAGATTGCTACTATGGAGAAAACCTTCAAAAAGGGGAAATATCTCACCCAATCCAGTAGAAGAAAACTGGCAAACAAGCTCCAGCTGTCTGAAAACCAG ATCAAAACCTGGTTTCAGAACCGCAGAATGAAACAGAAACGTGAAACTCAAGATGTCAGGCACAGCTCAATTTATGCTGCCAACCTGTTTGGCCTTCCTGGTTACCATCTTCAACAGCCTGGACCTCTCTATGCCCAGCCTATACACAGTGGACCTCAACCGATGGCCTACTCTCAGCCACAATTAAACTCTATGACCGGAACCTACCCCTACCCCCTTCCTGCCTCAAACCCTTACAATCCATTAAATGCTACAGTCCGTCCAATGATGTATACACCACAGCAACCTGCAATGTACCCTCCTGGATACCATGACCAGAGGTCATACCCAAAACTTCAACCCCATATGTACCCACCAGTGTACCATGGGGAGAGGCCATATTTTTAG